The following proteins are co-located in the [Pasteurella] mairii genome:
- the sppA gene encoding protease 4 yields MQFILKFVKFCWRILNFIRDVVMNLVFLLFVVLGLGLLSLVTSFQGKPVAQELSGDQGALWVNLDGYLRDNRENPMSWNSALKELNNQHVPRQISTFDVGYAIASAAEDARIKGLTLDLNYFEGGDLPALEYVGKAIQLFKASGKPVIAYADNYTQAQYFLASYADEIYLNTQGSVGIEGMAVDQLYFKSLLDKFAITPHIFRVGTYKSAVEPFLRDDMSAEAKSNLQQWLGKMWHNYQQQIADNRQIPLNSVLPKASQYLQDLKALQGDSTAYAKQRKLVTQTADRFTLDQKLTALFGKNSDGSAKLLPFDDYLANLPDRMHSDSANKIAVVNVEGAIIDGESAEEDVGGDTIAALLRQAYDDPQIKAVILRVNSPGGSAFASELIRQEVSHLQQGGKPVIVSMGGMAASGGYWISSTADYIVADKNTITGSIGIFAMVPTFENTIKKAGVSADGVATTDLVTRSPFTPISAVNSEIIQLEIEKGYDRFLDVVSQGRKISKAEVDHIAQGQVWLGEDAYQRKLVDAIGDFDVAVEKAIELINKGRSAEAQLQDIGVEWLVDEDNSLISTLLRDLKQSQQSWIKNAVLEWTGFPKQAQQLQQQLGKLNQLNDPKGQYLYCLNCANVK; encoded by the coding sequence ATGCAATTTATTCTCAAATTTGTCAAATTTTGTTGGCGGATATTAAATTTTATCCGCGATGTAGTCATGAATCTGGTCTTTTTGCTTTTTGTCGTGCTGGGGTTAGGTTTGTTAAGTTTGGTCACCAGTTTTCAGGGAAAACCGGTCGCACAAGAGTTAAGCGGTGATCAGGGTGCATTATGGGTCAATTTAGACGGTTATTTGCGCGATAATCGGGAAAATCCAATGTCGTGGAACAGTGCATTGAAAGAGCTAAATAATCAGCACGTTCCGCGTCAAATTTCGACATTTGATGTGGGCTATGCGATTGCCAGTGCGGCTGAAGATGCGCGGATCAAAGGTTTGACACTGGATTTGAATTATTTTGAGGGTGGGGATTTGCCGGCGTTGGAATATGTGGGCAAAGCCATTCAATTATTTAAAGCCAGCGGTAAACCGGTGATTGCTTATGCGGATAATTACACGCAGGCGCAATATTTTTTAGCAAGTTATGCGGATGAAATTTATTTGAATACGCAAGGCAGCGTTGGTATTGAAGGGATGGCAGTAGATCAGTTGTATTTTAAATCTTTGCTGGACAAATTCGCCATCACGCCACATATTTTCCGTGTGGGAACTTATAAATCCGCAGTAGAACCGTTTTTGCGGGATGATATGTCCGCGGAAGCCAAATCGAATTTGCAACAGTGGTTAGGCAAAATGTGGCACAATTATCAGCAACAAATCGCGGATAATCGCCAAATTCCGCTAAACAGTGTGTTGCCGAAGGCGTCACAGTATTTACAAGATTTAAAAGCCTTACAGGGCGACAGTACCGCCTATGCCAAACAACGTAAACTGGTTACGCAGACTGCCGATCGTTTTACTTTAGACCAAAAATTGACCGCACTTTTCGGTAAAAATAGCGATGGTAGCGCAAAATTATTGCCATTTGATGACTATTTGGCAAATTTACCGGATCGTATGCACAGTGATAGTGCGAATAAAATTGCGGTGGTTAATGTGGAAGGTGCCATTATTGATGGCGAAAGCGCCGAAGAAGATGTGGGTGGTGATACCATTGCGGCATTGTTGCGCCAAGCCTATGATGATCCGCAAATTAAAGCGGTGATTTTACGAGTGAATAGTCCGGGTGGTAGCGCGTTTGCCTCTGAATTAATTCGTCAGGAAGTATCGCATTTGCAACAAGGCGGAAAACCGGTCATTGTGTCTATGGGCGGTATGGCGGCATCCGGCGGTTATTGGATTTCCAGTACCGCGGATTATATTGTAGCGGATAAAAATACGATTACCGGCTCCATTGGGATTTTTGCTATGGTACCGACGTTTGAAAATACCATCAAGAAAGCCGGCGTATCGGCAGATGGCGTGGCGACCACGGATTTAGTGACTCGTTCACCATTTACCCCAATTTCGGCGGTAAACAGCGAAATTATTCAGTTGGAAATTGAGAAAGGTTATGATCGTTTCTTGGATGTCGTCAGTCAAGGACGCAAAATCAGCAAGGCAGAAGTGGATCACATTGCGCAAGGGCAAGTCTGGTTAGGGGAAGATGCTTATCAACGTAAATTAGTGGATGCGATTGGCGATTTTGATGTCGCGGTGGAAAAAGCCATTGAGTTGATTAATAAAGGGCGTTCAGCAGAGGCGCAATTGCAAGATATTGGTGTAGAATGGTTAGTGGATGAAGATAATTCATTAATTTCGACGTTATTGAGGGATTTAAAACAAAGCCAGCAAAGTTGGATTAAAAATGCGGTGTTGGAATGGACCGGTTTTCCAAAACAAGCGCAACAATTACAGCAACAGCTGGGCAAGTTAAATCAATTGAATGATCCAAAAGGACAATATCTATATTGTTTAAATTGTGCAAATGTAAAATAA
- the aroF gene encoding phospho-2-dehydro-3-deoxyheptonate aldolase → MNHVNHKDSIHNVNIVNEKVLITPKELKEKLPLPAALRSQIEKSRQEIADIIHKKDPRLLVVIGPCSIHDPLAAIEYAQQLKVLSDELKDQLYIVMRVYFEKPRTTVGWKGLINDPKIDGTFDVEHGLHISRQLLLELSELGLPLATEALDPITPQYMADLFSWSAIGARTTESQTHRELASGLSMAVGFKNGTDGSLATAINAMKAASMGHSFIGINQQGQVNLLHTAGNPNGHVILRGGKKPNYAAEFVQQCEEELTKAGLESAIMIDCSHGNSNKDYRRQPIVAEDAVQQIVNGNRSIVGLMLESNLNAGNQSAEQPVCDMKYGVSITDACIDWQTTEQLLRKISDELKKK, encoded by the coding sequence ATGAACCATGTAAACCACAAAGACAGTATCCATAACGTCAATATCGTGAATGAAAAAGTATTGATCACGCCTAAAGAGTTAAAAGAAAAATTGCCGCTTCCTGCTGCGTTACGTAGCCAAATTGAAAAATCTCGTCAAGAAATTGCCGATATTATTCATAAAAAAGATCCACGTTTGTTGGTGGTTATCGGTCCTTGCTCGATTCATGATCCACTTGCTGCCATTGAATATGCGCAACAATTAAAAGTCTTATCTGACGAATTAAAAGATCAACTTTATATTGTCATGCGGGTGTATTTTGAAAAACCGAGAACCACTGTCGGTTGGAAAGGATTAATTAACGACCCGAAAATTGATGGAACCTTTGATGTTGAGCATGGTTTGCATATTTCTCGCCAATTATTGTTGGAATTATCCGAATTAGGTTTACCGTTGGCGACTGAAGCGCTTGATCCGATTACGCCGCAATATATGGCAGACTTATTCAGTTGGTCGGCGATCGGTGCGCGTACTACGGAATCGCAAACTCACCGCGAATTAGCCTCCGGTTTATCCATGGCGGTAGGGTTTAAAAACGGTACGGACGGTAGTTTGGCAACTGCGATTAACGCCATGAAAGCGGCGTCGATGGGGCATAGTTTTATTGGGATTAACCAACAAGGACAAGTGAATTTATTGCATACTGCCGGTAATCCGAATGGTCATGTGATTTTACGTGGTGGCAAAAAACCGAATTATGCGGCGGAGTTTGTGCAACAATGCGAAGAAGAATTGACCAAAGCGGGCTTGGAAAGTGCGATTATGATTGACTGTAGCCATGGTAATTCCAATAAAGATTATCGTCGTCAACCGATCGTGGCGGAAGATGCGGTGCAGCAAATTGTAAATGGCAATCGTTCTATTGTGGGATTGATGTTAGAAAGTAACTTAAATGCGGGTAATCAAAGCGCGGAACAGCCGGTTTGTGATATGAAATATGGGGTTTCAATCACAGATGCGTGCATTGATTGGCAGACAACGGAACAATTATTGCGTAAAATAAGCGACGAGTTAAAAAAGAAATAA
- the tyrA gene encoding T-protein, producing MDALNELRNEIDKLDRELLNLFAKRLELVKQVGEVKHQYGLPIYVPERENAMLQARRQEAEKMGVPADLIEDVLRRLMRESYSREHHLGFKTVNEAIKKIMIVGGKGKLGSLFSRYLSASGYNVTALDRDDWNQAEAILSGADVVIVSVPIDQTLQTIERLAPYLSEQTLLADLTSVKRAPLAKMLEVHQGPVLGLHPMFGPDIASMAKQVVVRCDGRYPEQYQWLLAQMQIWGAKIYQVAAEDHDQSMTYIQALRHFATFTSGLHLSKQPVQLSQLLALSSPIYRLELAMIGRLFAQDAALYADIIMDKPENLAVIKSLKQSYEESLAFFEQGDRQGFIDCFNQVHAWFGEYSEQFLKESRQLLQQANDGR from the coding sequence GTGGACGCATTAAACGAACTTCGAAATGAGATTGACAAGCTGGATCGTGAATTATTGAATTTGTTTGCGAAACGTTTGGAATTGGTAAAACAAGTTGGGGAAGTGAAACACCAATATGGATTGCCGATTTATGTGCCGGAACGCGAAAATGCGATGTTGCAAGCCCGTCGTCAGGAAGCGGAAAAGATGGGCGTGCCGGCAGATTTGATTGAAGATGTGTTGCGTCGTTTAATGCGTGAATCTTATTCTAGAGAGCATCATTTAGGTTTTAAAACGGTAAATGAAGCGATTAAGAAAATCATGATTGTGGGCGGAAAGGGGAAATTAGGCTCGCTATTTTCCCGTTATCTTAGCGCATCAGGTTATAACGTCACAGCTCTCGATCGTGATGACTGGAATCAGGCGGAAGCCATCTTATCCGGGGCGGATGTAGTGATCGTTTCTGTTCCTATCGATCAAACTTTGCAAACCATTGAACGCCTTGCTCCATATTTATCGGAGCAAACCTTACTTGCAGATTTAACCTCAGTTAAACGGGCGCCATTGGCAAAAATGTTGGAAGTGCATCAGGGGCCTGTATTAGGATTACACCCAATGTTTGGACCGGATATTGCCAGCATGGCGAAGCAAGTGGTGGTGCGTTGTGACGGGCGTTATCCGGAACAATATCAATGGCTTTTGGCACAAATGCAAATTTGGGGCGCCAAAATTTACCAAGTGGCAGCAGAAGATCATGATCAAAGCATGACCTATATTCAAGCCTTGCGCCATTTCGCCACTTTTACCAGCGGATTGCACCTTTCTAAACAACCGGTGCAATTATCGCAACTGCTGGCGCTATCTTCGCCGATTTACCGCTTGGAATTGGCAATGATCGGTCGTTTGTTTGCCCAAGATGCGGCATTATATGCGGACATCATCATGGACAAACCGGAAAATTTAGCGGTGATAAAAAGCCTAAAACAAAGCTATGAAGAAAGTTTAGCCTTTTTTGAACAAGGCGATAGACAAGGTTTTATCGACTGTTTCAATCAAGTTCACGCTTGGTTCGGCGAATATTCTGAACAATTCTTAAAAGAAAGCCGCCAATTGCTGCAACAAGCCAATGACGGGCGTTAA
- the metE_1 gene encoding 5-methyltetrahydropteroyltriglutamate/homocysteine S-methyltransferase, translating to MEDYEAAMKKEIEYVVRRQEELDLDVLVHGEAERNDMVEYFGELLDGFAFTKFGWVQSYGSRCVKPPVIYGDVVRPEAMTVRWSTYAQSLTNKVMKGMLTGPVTILQWSFVRNDIPRATVCKQIGVALSDEVLDLEAAGIKVIQIDEPAIREGLPLKRADWDNYLQWAGEAFRLSYMGVQDDTQIHTHMCYSEFNDILPAIAGLDADVITIETSRSDMELLTAFADFNYPNDIGPGVYDIHSPRVPKAEEIEHLLRKALNVVPKERLWVNPDCGLKTRGWKETIEQLKVMVNVTKKLRAELA from the coding sequence TTGGAAGATTATGAAGCAGCAATGAAAAAAGAAATTGAATATGTCGTGCGTCGCCAAGAAGAATTGGATTTGGATGTGTTAGTACATGGTGAAGCGGAACGCAACGACATGGTGGAATATTTCGGCGAATTACTCGACGGTTTTGCCTTTACCAAATTCGGTTGGGTGCAAAGTTATGGTTCGCGTTGCGTGAAACCGCCGGTGATTTATGGGGATGTCGTCCGTCCGGAAGCGATGACCGTGCGTTGGTCAACCTATGCGCAAAGCCTAACAAACAAAGTGATGAAAGGGATGCTGACAGGACCGGTCACGATTTTACAATGGTCATTTGTGCGTAACGATATTCCGCGCGCCACCGTGTGTAAACAAATCGGCGTGGCATTGTCTGACGAAGTATTGGATTTAGAAGCGGCAGGCATTAAAGTCATTCAAATTGACGAACCAGCCATTCGCGAAGGATTACCGTTAAAACGGGCGGATTGGGATAATTACTTACAATGGGCTGGCGAAGCTTTCCGTTTAAGCTACATGGGTGTGCAAGATGATACACAAATCCATACCCATATGTGTTATTCCGAATTTAACGATATTTTACCGGCAATCGCGGGGCTGGATGCAGATGTGATCACCATTGAAACCTCTCGCTCTGATATGGAATTATTAACCGCATTTGCCGATTTTAACTATCCGAATGATATCGGACCGGGTGTTTACGATATTCACAGCCCACGGGTGCCAAAAGCAGAAGAAATCGAACATTTATTGCGCAAAGCGCTTAATGTAGTTCCCAAAGAACGCCTATGGGTCAACCCAGATTGCGGTTTAAAAACCCGCGGCTGGAAAGAAACAATCGAACAATTAAAAGTGATGGTTAACGTGACCAAAAAATTACGTGCAGAACTCGCGTAA
- the metE_2 gene encoding 5-methyltetrahydropteroyltriglutamate/homocysteine S-methyltransferase, protein MTTFHLSGFPRVGAKRELKFAQERYWRGEIGEQDLVDIAKALREINWKHQANAQADYVAVADFTFYDHILDLQVATGAIPARFGFDSQHLTLDQYFQLARGNKDQFAIEMTKWFDTNYHYLVPELHKNTQFKANPAHYVQQIREAKALGFKAKPTIVGPLTFLWLSKEKGASFDRFELLNQLVPVYVEILTALAAEGVEWIQIDEPALAVDLPVQWVEAYNTVYATLAKNVPAKLLLATYFGSVAPYADLLKNLPVAGLHIDLVRAPEQLAAFEDYDKVLSVGVIDGRNIWRANLNAVLDVVEPLKAKLGDRLWIAPSCSLLHTPYDLSVETQLQANKPELYRWLAFSLQKIQELRQIKTALEQGRVAVQAELDDSQAAADARANSKEIHRPEVAQRLANLPKDADKRQSPFAERIAKQNAWLNLPLLPTTNIGSFPQTSEIRQARQLQKRHVVVGRL, encoded by the coding sequence ATGACAACATTCCACTTATCCGGATTTCCGCGTGTAGGCGCCAAACGTGAATTAAAATTTGCCCAAGAGCGTTATTGGCGTGGCGAAATTGGCGAACAAGATTTAGTAGATATTGCCAAGGCGTTACGCGAAATTAACTGGAAACATCAAGCTAATGCACAAGCGGATTACGTTGCGGTCGCAGATTTTACCTTCTACGATCATATTTTAGATTTACAAGTCGCCACCGGCGCCATCCCCGCGCGTTTTGGTTTCGATAGCCAACATTTAACGCTGGATCAATATTTCCAATTGGCGCGCGGTAATAAAGATCAATTTGCCATCGAAATGACCAAATGGTTTGATACAAACTATCATTATTTAGTACCGGAATTACATAAAAATACGCAATTTAAAGCCAATCCGGCGCACTATGTTCAACAAATCCGCGAAGCTAAAGCCCTTGGTTTCAAAGCGAAACCTACCATTGTCGGTCCATTGACATTCCTTTGGTTAAGTAAAGAAAAAGGCGCCAGTTTTGACCGTTTTGAGCTGTTAAATCAATTAGTGCCGGTTTATGTAGAAATTTTGACCGCTCTTGCTGCCGAAGGGGTGGAATGGATTCAAATTGATGAACCGGCGCTAGCAGTAGATTTACCGGTGCAATGGGTCGAAGCCTATAACACCGTTTATGCAACACTTGCAAAAAACGTACCGGCAAAATTATTGCTTGCCACCTATTTCGGTTCAGTAGCGCCATATGCGGATTTGCTGAAAAATTTACCGGTTGCAGGTTTGCACATTGATTTAGTGCGCGCGCCGGAACAATTGGCAGCCTTTGAAGATTATGACAAGGTGCTTTCCGTCGGGGTCATTGATGGGCGCAATATTTGGCGCGCGAATTTAAATGCGGTATTGGATGTGGTTGAGCCTTTAAAAGCAAAACTCGGCGATCGTTTATGGATTGCGCCAAGCTGCTCATTGCTACATACCCCTTATGATTTATCGGTTGAAACACAATTACAAGCCAATAAACCAGAACTGTACCGTTGGCTCGCCTTTAGTTTGCAAAAAATTCAAGAATTACGCCAAATTAAGACCGCACTTGAACAAGGGCGCGTTGCAGTTCAAGCGGAATTAGACGACAGTCAAGCAGCGGCGGATGCGCGTGCAAACAGTAAAGAAATTCATCGCCCAGAAGTGGCGCAACGCCTTGCCAATTTGCCAAAAGATGCTGATAAGCGTCAATCGCCATTTGCCGAACGTATCGCCAAACAAAATGCTTGGTTAAATTTACCGTTATTGCCAACCACCAATATCGGTTCTTTCCCGCAAACCAGTGAAATCCGCCAAGCGCGCCAGCTTCAAAAAAGGCACGTTGTCGTTGGAAGATTATGA
- the metR gene encoding HTH-type transcriptional regulator MetR: protein MKPIFLELRHLKTLLALKETGSVSLAAKRVYLTQSALSHQIKLLEDQYGLPLFERKTQPLRFTAAGDRLVQLANQILPKVIEAERDLARVKEGEAGELRIAVECHTCFDWLMPAMDSFRQHWPLVELDIVSGFHTDTVGLLLTHRADWAVVSEVEETPGIVHQPLFSYEMVGLCAKDHPLANKEIWQAEDFANQTLITYPVPDDMLDLLRKVLHPQGINPTRRTSELTIAIIQLVASKRGVAALPFWAAKPYLDRGYIVARKITEDGLYSNLYAARRESDNASYFDDFYETVKSQSFSTLPGLLVLEE from the coding sequence ATGAAACCGATTTTTCTAGAGTTAAGACATTTAAAAACCTTATTGGCATTAAAAGAAACCGGCAGTGTTTCGCTTGCCGCCAAACGGGTTTATCTCACCCAATCCGCCTTATCTCATCAAATAAAACTACTTGAAGATCAATATGGATTGCCTCTATTTGAACGTAAAACGCAACCCTTGCGTTTTACTGCTGCGGGCGATCGTTTGGTACAGCTTGCTAATCAAATTTTACCAAAAGTTATCGAAGCAGAGCGGGATTTAGCGCGGGTAAAAGAGGGCGAAGCAGGGGAGTTACGTATTGCGGTGGAGTGTCATACTTGTTTTGATTGGTTGATGCCGGCAATGGACAGTTTTCGTCAACATTGGCCTTTAGTGGAATTGGATATTGTCTCTGGATTTCATACGGACACCGTTGGATTATTGCTTACTCATCGCGCCGATTGGGCGGTCGTTTCCGAAGTGGAAGAAACGCCAGGTATTGTGCATCAACCCTTGTTTTCCTATGAAATGGTCGGGCTTTGTGCCAAAGATCATCCGTTGGCGAACAAAGAAATTTGGCAAGCAGAAGATTTTGCCAATCAAACCCTGATTACTTATCCGGTACCGGATGATATGTTGGATTTATTACGCAAAGTGTTGCATCCGCAAGGTATCAATCCAACCCGCCGCACCAGCGAACTTACAATTGCAATAATCCAATTGGTCGCCAGCAAACGAGGCGTTGCTGCTTTACCATTTTGGGCGGCAAAACCCTATTTGGATCGCGGTTATATTGTGGCGCGAAAAATTACGGAAGACGGGTTATACAGCAATTTATATGCCGCCCGTCGAGAAAGTGACAACGCCTCTTATTTTGATGATTTCTATGAAACCGTAAAATCGCAAAGTTTCTCCACTTTGCCCGGCTTATTGGTATTAGAGGAATAA
- a CDS encoding AzlC protein encodes MSDIKQTSPIWTAAKAAFPYSMPMMIGFLFLGIAYGLYMKALGFGVWYPLVMAALIYAGSVEFIVAGSLVLAFAPLQVFLITLMVSGRQIFYGISMLEKYGAQNGKKRWYMISAMVDESFSLNYMAKIPPHLDKGWYMFFVTLYLHCYWVLGAVLGNLFGNLPLDLKGVEFAMTALFLIIFAENWMKEKNHESSLLGLGLALVCLLLVGKENFLIPTLIGIWGILTLRRPKLAAKLQRIEQIEG; translated from the coding sequence ATGTCGGATATAAAACAGACAAGCCCGATTTGGACTGCGGCGAAAGCAGCGTTCCCTTATTCGATGCCGATGATGATCGGTTTTTTATTTTTAGGTATTGCTTACGGATTGTATATGAAGGCGCTGGGCTTTGGCGTATGGTATCCGTTGGTGATGGCTGCATTGATTTACGCCGGATCGGTAGAATTTATCGTCGCCGGATCCTTAGTATTGGCATTTGCTCCCTTGCAAGTCTTTTTGATTACCTTAATGGTGAGCGGACGTCAAATCTTTTATGGTATTTCTATGCTGGAAAAATACGGTGCGCAAAATGGAAAAAAACGCTGGTATATGATCAGCGCCATGGTGGATGAAAGTTTTTCTTTAAATTATATGGCAAAAATCCCACCGCACTTAGATAAAGGTTGGTATATGTTTTTTGTCACCCTGTATTTACATTGTTATTGGGTTTTAGGCGCGGTGTTGGGCAACCTTTTTGGCAATTTACCCTTGGATTTAAAAGGCGTGGAGTTTGCCATGACTGCGTTGTTTTTGATTATTTTTGCTGAAAACTGGATGAAAGAAAAAAATCACGAAAGTTCCTTATTAGGGTTGGGGTTGGCGCTGGTTTGTTTATTGCTGGTTGGTAAAGAAAACTTCCTGATCCCAACATTAATCGGCATTTGGGGAATCTTAACCTTGCGTCGCCCTAAATTGGCGGCAAAATTACAACGTATTGAGCAGATTGAAGGATAG
- the azlD gene encoding branched-chain amino acid transporter AzlD: MTLLEQIMTIAVAVGAVQLSRLFPFWVFPANRPIPEYIRYLGKVLPAAMFGMLVIYCYKNIDLTGGYFGLPDFIAGFVVLVLHFWQKNMFLSMIVGTGLYMFLVQQVFV, from the coding sequence ATGACACTTTTAGAACAAATAATGACTATCGCAGTGGCGGTGGGCGCAGTACAATTATCGCGTTTATTTCCTTTTTGGGTATTTCCAGCAAATCGCCCCATTCCCGAATATATTCGTTATTTAGGCAAAGTGCTGCCGGCAGCAATGTTTGGTATGTTGGTGATTTATTGTTATAAAAATATTGATCTCACCGGCGGTTATTTCGGTTTGCCGGATTTTATTGCCGGATTTGTGGTATTAGTACTGCATTTTTGGCAGAAAAATATGTTTTTATCCATGATCGTCGGTACTGGGTTATATATGTTTTTGGTGCAACAAGTATTTGTTTAA